The following are encoded together in the Chaetodon trifascialis isolate fChaTrf1 chromosome 3, fChaTrf1.hap1, whole genome shotgun sequence genome:
- the hrh1 gene encoding histamine H1 receptor, with product MMESGLSPSTDPPHLKSYTNNSNNSWSVLLDGDSLRSNHTLTLNDRLHNALLGVSLGLLSLLTVMMNLLVLYAVKKEKSLHTVGNLYIVSLSVADLIVGATVMPLNLVYLLEDEWKLGRAVCQFWLIMDYVASTASIFSLFILCLDRYRSVRQPLKYMKYRTRGKASVMISGAWLLSMMWIIPILGWRSFTHVDLKPEEENKCDTDFRFVTWFKVITAVFNFYVPSILMLWFYTHIYLAVRQHLRDRERIIHPTDSFGENQNGQNVQTPVKSDSKSPKRECEVPLKLSKKQCLLDQNTLDQMYSLEDADKTKTASSRSHRKIGVKCQQTSFLAITTKRLRMAKKAKRSSFSPEEKQSADVTALSRAPVPQEVKYSEGNTENKLQASLNECHITVPNSVSGVCDISQVSDMQRYTSVLYNNYDPSQALPWTEERVEDAKLDPANTVTLRQTWQRFIDQSRQRIQSLRIHKEHKAAKQLGFIIAAFMLCWIPYFIVFMVTAFCRECVHHDLHMFTIWLGYINSTLNPFIYPLCNGNFKRVFKNILNIRL from the coding sequence ATGATGGAATCTGGTCTGTCTCCCTCCACAGACCCTCCTCACCTCAAAAGCTacaccaacaacagcaacaacagttgGAGCGTCCTCCTCGATGGTGACTCACTGAGGAGCAATCACACCCTGACCCTCAATGACCGCCTCCATAACGCCCTGCTCGGGGTCTCTCTGGGACTTCTGTCGCTCCTCACAGTCATGATGAACCTGCTTGTTCTCTACGCcgtgaagaaagagaagagccTCCACACCGTCGGGAACCTCTACAttgtcagcctgtctgtggcGGATCTCATCGTGGGGGCCACAGTTATGCCTCTAAACCTGGTGTATTTGTTGGAGGATGAATGGAAGCTGGGACGGGCCGTCTGCCAGTTCTGGCTAATCATGGACTATGTGGCGAGCACAGCCTCGATTTTTAGCCTTTTCATCCTCTGTTTGGATCGCTACCGCTCTGTCAGACAGCCGCTTAAGTACATGAAATATCGAACGCGGGGAAAAGCCAGTGTGATGATTTCTGGAGCCTGGCTGCTGTCGATGATGTGGATTATTCCCATTTTAGGATGGAGGTCTTTCACTCATGTGGACCTCAAACCTGAGGAGGAGAACAAATGTGACACAGATTTCCGCTTCGTCACATGGTTTAAGGTTATCACTGCCGTCTTCAACTTCTATGTACCTTCAATTTTGATGCTGTGGTTTTACACGCACATCTATTTGGCAGTAAGGCAACATctcagggacagagagagaatcatTCATCCGACCGATTCATTCGGGGAAAATCAGAATGGACAGAATGTTCAAACGCCTGTGAAAAGTGACTCCAAATCACCCAAAAGGGAATGTGAGGTTCCACTGAAACTTTCCAAAAAACAATGCCTGCTGGACCAGAACACTCTTGATCAGATGTATTCCCTCGAGGATGCTGATAAAACTAAAACTGCCTCATCCAGATCGCACAGAAAAATTGGTGTGAAGTGCCAGCAGACTTCATTTCTTGCCATCACAACAAAACGACTAAGAATGGCAAAGAAGGCCAAACGGAGCTCCTTCTCTCCTGAGGAGAAGCAGTCGGCCGATGTGACTGCCCTGAGTCGAGCCCCGGTGCCACAGGAGGTCAAGTACTCAGAGGGGAATACCGAGAACAAACTTCAGGCATCCTTAAATGAATGTCACATCACAGTGCCAAACTCAGTGAGCGGCGTCTGTGATATCAGTCAGGTTTCAGACATGCAGAGATACACCTCTGTGCTCTACAACAACTACGACCCCAGTCAAGCTCTGCCCTGGACTGAGGAAAGGGTCGAAGATGCCAAATTGGACCCGGCGAATACAGTGACCCTGAGACAGACTTGGCAAAGGtttattgaccaatcacgtcAGCGTATCCAAAGCCTGAGGATCCACAAAGAGCACAAGGCTGCCAAGCAGTTGGGCTTCATAATCGCGGCATTCATGCTGTGTTGGATACCGTACTTCATAGTCTTCATGGTCACGGCGTTCTGCAGAGAGTGCGTGCACCATGACCTTCACATGTTTACCATATGGCTAGGTTACATCAACTCTACTCTCAACCCTTTTATATACCCGCTGTGCAATGGGAACTTCAAACGAGTCTTCAAGAATATTCTGAACATTCGtttgtga